The nucleotide window TGGCAAAACGAACCGGTATGGACAGACGAGGATTTATCAAGGCTTCGGCGATCGGCCTGGCCGGGGTTGGAACAACGCTCGGAGCGGGCGCCTTGCCGGCCGCAAAGCTTCCCGGAGAAGAGACCTCCAAGATACTGTCCTATCGAACTCTGGGCCGGACGGGATTCAAGGTCTCTGACATCGGAATCGGGACATCACAGACCTTTCCCGCCGCCGTGATGGCCGCGGCCTTCGATGCCGGCGTCAATTACGTCGACACGGCCGAAGGCTACGGCCGGGGCGCCGCGGAACAGAGCATCGCCGAAGCCATCCGGGGCCGCGACAGGTCGTCCCTTTTCATCGCCACCAAGATCCGTGTCATGGATAACATGACGAAAGACCAGGTCATCGAAAAAGTCCAGGCATGCCTCGGCCGCCTGCAGACCGACTACGTCGATTGTCTCATGAATCAGGGCGCTCCGACCGCCGAATCCCTGAAGAACGAGGCCTTTCATGCCGGAATGGATCAGCTCAAAAAGGAGGGCAAAGTCCGGTTCGTCGGCGTGGCCAACCACGGCCCCCGCATGGCGGGCCAGGGCGAAGCCATGGAGGATGTCCTGACGGCCGCGGTGGAAGACGGCCGCTTCGACCTCCTGCTTCTCGTCTACAATTTCCTGCAGAAGGAAGCCGGAGAGAAAGTTCTCGAGGCCGCCGCAAAGAAGAATATCGCCACGACGATCATGAAGTCC belongs to Acidobacteriota bacterium and includes:
- a CDS encoding aldo/keto reductase encodes the protein MAKRTGMDRRGFIKASAIGLAGVGTTLGAGALPAAKLPGEETSKILSYRTLGRTGFKVSDIGIGTSQTFPAAVMAAAFDAGVNYVDTAEGYGRGAAEQSIAEAIRGRDRSSLFIATKIRVMDNMTKDQVIEKVQACLGRLQTDYVDCLMNQGAPTAESLKNEAFHAGMDQLKKEGKVRFVGVANHGPRMAGQGEAMEDVLTAAVEDGRFDLLLLVYNFLQKEAGEKVLEAAAKKNIATTIMKSNPLGRYHDMKERIERMKREGQEIDERMQQSWARMEETAAQAEAFIREHGLEGPAEIKAAALKFVLGDPRVHTLNLAFNTFDDVRDLIGLSGTGLQTADRNLLRDYEKDCGRLYCRHACGVCEASCPHAVPVNTIMRYAHYFEAQGSEKFAMEKYAGLGSQAAEACQTCPGFCEKACPYGVPARGLLVLAHAQMSLKPWA